The following are encoded in a window of Poecile atricapillus isolate bPoeAtr1 chromosome 3, bPoeAtr1.hap1, whole genome shotgun sequence genomic DNA:
- the MRPL18 gene encoding large ribosomal subunit protein uL18m, with protein sequence MALSSRLLLAAGGLRAAGLRFASTTASLKTETEVDTSENEVVAPNFTNRNPRNLEQMALARKERGWKTTWPKREFWHRLRLERTQHYVEAFVERSNGEVVVSASTREWAIKRHLYSPKGVAACKNLGRVMAQRCLEAGINFVNFKAIIPWEHHCDSIQEFEKAMEEGGVILHEPRRIHQ encoded by the exons ATGGCGCTGAGCAGCCGCCTGCTGCTGGCGGCCGGCGGGCTCCGTGCAGCGG GTCTTCGTTTTGCATCAACTACAGCCAGTCTAAAAACTGAGACTGAAGTGGACACAAGTGAAAATGAGGTTGTTGCCCCAAACTTTACTAACAGAAATCCTCGGAACTTGGAGCAGATGGCCCTGGCTAGGAAGGAGCGTGGCTGGAAGACAACGTGGCCAAAACGTGAGTTCTGGCACAG ATTACGGCTTGAGCGGACACAGCATTACGTAGAAGCCTTTGTCGAGCGCTCCAACGGGGAAGTTGTGGTATCTGCCTCTACCCGAGAATGGGCCATAAAGAGACACTTGTACAGTCCCAAGGGAGTAGCCGCATGCAAAAACCTTGGCCGTGTAATGGCACAGCGCTGTTTGGAAGCAGGAATCAACTTTGTGAACTTTAAAGCCATTATCCCCTGGGAGCACCATTGTGACTCG ATTCAGGAATTTGAGAAAGCTATGGAAGAAGGTGGTGTCATTCTGCATGAGCCACGAAGAATCCACCAGTAA